The Cyanobacteria bacterium GSL.Bin1 nucleotide sequence CACTAAGAAATATGGAGGGATGAGATTTCCTGATTGCAATGCAAAAGAAGGCTTACTTTAACGACATCATCAAATGGAGCCGAGGGGCAACCCTCAGCTTAAATCAGTTTTTAGACGTTTTAAAAGAAACCGACCCCAGCAGCGATCGCGCAGGAAGAATGGGAAGAAGCCAAGGGAGTTGCCAGCCGAGGAATCGAAAAACTGACCGAGGCAACAACCCTTTCCACCACTGCCAAACACGCCATAAGAGGAATTGGGGGAATTAAAAAATTAGGGCTGATGACCGAAAAGCAAGAGACATGGCTGAAAAAAGAATTTATCAATCTCTATGAAAGTTATTTAAAAGTTCCTTACAAATTATTGGGAGAAGCAAGAAACGAGCCATTAACCCCTATCTCTGGTAGTGAAAAAATTGGGAGGCGGATGAATCAATGACAACTCGCGAACAGATTTTAAAAGTACTTAGCCCCTTTCCTTGCACTCGTGAGGAAATTATTGAGAGCTTTTATTTCACCCGTTCTATTACAGGAATTGAGAAAGAATTGTATGAATTGGAGTTGAAGGGAACGATTTATATGAACTGTTGTAACGAAAAGTAAATTTTAATAACAAATACTTGACTTTTGAGGGAGAGTAATTTGGCTTATCTCTGTAACTTGAGGGAAGTGAGGGCGCGTAGGTTGGAAGGCATCGCGCAGGAGACAGCACAAGACTCAGAAACTTTACAGAATGGGGAAAAGAGCGACTTTAACTGCCATTAGGAGGATATTCAAGAAAATGTTACTGCCAGAAACGGAAGTTCAACCAGCCTTAGAGCAAGCGCAAAGAGCCTTTCCCCGTTTTACTAACTGGAATTATATTAACCAAGCCAATGGAGACTATTTTGGGTTTACCATGTGGGGAGAATTGACGATCAAGCCTGATGAAACGATGCCTAGATACTTTTTTATCACGATCGATGCTCCTGAAAACCAATGGCGAGGAACCTTAACCATCGGACAACATTCTTATCTTTGGTCGAGTGCAGATGCCGGCGATGCTCACTTGCTAGGAACCGGTTATTGTGATTCTCTAGAAGCAGCAATTAGCCAATTGAAAGCAGAAATCGAAAGACTGTTTCAGGCAATTTTGGGGAATTAAAGAAGCGCGATTGGACTCCATTCATGCTTTACTTACCGTGCTAGATGGGCAGAAAAATTGGAGGTTTCTGTTGAATCCATTAGGCTGCGATCAATGCGAAATAAGTGGGCATCCTGTTCATCAACGGGACGCTTAACCTTTGATAGTTCTTGATTAGAGTTGCCTCCTCATTTACAAGACCACGCGATCATCCATGAACTCTTACACCTACAAATTCCGAATCATGGGAGATTATGGCAATGTTTAATGGAAGCCTATCTGGGAGACTATCAATCTTGTAAACGAGAGTTAAAGAAAATTGCGCGCGATCGCGTGAAGTTAAAGAACTAGGCTGACTCTAACTGTTTGTTTAAATATTCATTTTCGGGTGTTTCTCCAATCTCCCAACACTCAGTTCCAACCTTCTGCAGGTGATTCCCCGAAATTGGAAAATGCATTTCGAGAAGTGGAGGAATGGAAAAAGCACGTTGCAGTCTTTTTAATTGGGTTTGTGTTGCACCGCATTATTGTCGCCATTCGTAAAAAGCCTGAGTTAAGGCAGGACGAAATTTGGCTGACTTCGTTTTGGAACGCGTAGGTCGGAGACCGAGCCGTAGGCATCGTCAATCGCTTTGTTCCAGTTTAAGAAGTTTCAACCAACTTTACCAGTGAGCCGTATCAGAACCGCCTTTAATCGGACCAACGACACGAGACGTAACCCATCCCGCATAAAGACCTCCCGGTTGCGGTTTAGCGCGTTCATCTCCCAGAAAACAGGTGAGCTGTGCTGGATGAGGGGCAACCCAGCCTGCCAGTTGCTCAAAGCCCCGATTCAAATCCGTTAGAGGATTATCATAAGAAAACGCTCCCCATTTTGCCCTGAGTCCCCCTGCAACCACATCATATTGAGTAGCGACCCCTTTCCACTCACAGATAGAAAACTCACCATTCGTCACTAAGACATCCTCTCGCCAATCTTTAGGAGGAGCATAATAAACTGGCGCACCGGCAGTTTCGACAATCCTTTTGGCGCGACTGCTTTCCATCACTAGAGTGTCTCCGAGATAAGCGCGAATGGATGCTTCGGCAAGACGGATTTCTGGCGGGCGAGGGTAGTCCCAGACACTTTCTTGATTCGATCCCGGTATCTGGCGAACGAGATCAGGGGGCGGGAGTTTTTCCCATTTTGCTCTGGTGGCAAGCAGATGGGGCATCAGGGTTTTGATGTCTGGAGGGTTAGCCATAAGATGTTGAGAGAAATGGTTTCTACAATTTTTATTTCTTTGATTAATGAATTGCCATTTGCTGTCTGTCCACTTCAATCATCAACTCGTCCCCTTCCTTTAGTCCATCAATGGGACAGGTAATAATCTCCAGAATATCGGGAGCTTGAAAATGTTCGGGCTTAGTCTCAGGATGAGGATAGTAAATCAATCCATTTAATGGGTTATTGGAATCCGTCACAATTCGGCAATCAAAAAACGAGAAGTCTTCGGCAGGATTCTCAGGTGACCACTTCACGTTTTTAAAGGTGAATTTGGGAACTTTGACTTCATATTGGTGTGGAAAAATAGAGAGATTGATCGTGCCTAAATAGTAGTTATCGAGATTAAGTCCCCTTTCATGGAAAAATGGTTTTTGCAATTCCAGCGTCCCTTTCGGGAAGCGAGGATCGCCGGATTTTCCTGAGGCAACACCATATCCTCTCTGAACCTTGCCTTTGACTGAAATCCAATTTCCCATTCCCATGCCTGAGTTAGGTAGTCTTTACAATTTTACTATTATGGTTGTTCTTACGCATCAGAAGTGGATTCACGTTTTTTACCTTGAATGTTAGGAAGTGTTTACCCCATGGATTAATATCTATAAATCGTTGCTTTGAACAGCCACTAGCTCTTGATAACTCTTGATTAAACTAGAAAGTTGAGAAATTTCATCACTGACATCAGTATCTTCATCTTCGTTGAGTATAGTTTCATAAAATCTTTCCAGTAGCTGTTGATGCTTTTCAATCAACTGTTCATGCTTCGTTTGCCAAGATTGCTCTTTTGGTGAAGACATAAATCAATTTATAATTGCAAAAACATGATTATCCCTTTAAAAACTATCATTAACCCACCCACAACTCAGTCTCATGAACATTGTTATTGCTCATGACTTTAATGATTTCGCTCGGTGCATCATGATTCGTACACGGGTTTTTGTTATCGAACAAAATATTTGCGCTGAGATTGAAACCGATAAATGGGAAAATTCCTCCACTCATTACCTTGCGACTGATGGGGAAAAAGCTCTAGCAACAGCGCGATGGAGATTAATTGACAACCAAGCCGCTAAGATTGAACGGGTTGCCGTTTTGAAAGAAGCACGGGGTCAAGGGGTGGGAACGGCATTGATGCGCTACCTTCTCCAAGAGATTCATTCTCAGCCCAATATCCAAACCATTAAACTGGGCTCTCAAAATTCAGCCATTCCCTTTTATGAAAAACTGGGCTTTCAAGTCATCGGTAAAGAATACCTCGATGCTGGCATTCCCCATCACCTCATGGTTAAAAATAATTCTGATGTATGAATCGCGGTGCAATTATTGACCCAACGGGCTGCTATCGCTACTTGCTGTGGCGAGAATGGGAACCGAACACTTCTCGGATTACCTTTATCATGCTCAATCCCAGTCGCGCCGATGCCACGGTTGATGACCCCACGATTCGCCGTTGTTTGGGGTTTGCTCAAGATTGGGGATATGGTTCCTTAGCCGTGGTTAATCTTTTTGCTTACCGCACCTTTAATCCGACTATTTTGAAAGAAGTCAGTGACCCGATTGGACCCGAAAATGATCAATATCTTCAAGAAACCATTCAACAGGGACACTTAACGGTTATCGCTTGGGGAAATCGAGGCAATTTGAATCATCGCTCGCAAGAAGTGATGAAGTGGCTCACTGAGTTGGACTTCCTTTACTGTCTAGGGATTACCCAGTGTGGTTTTCCTCGCCATCCTCTTTATCTGAAAAAAGACACGCCATTGATGCGCTATTCCCCTTAAAGTCAGAGGTCTTGGAAGATTAACCACTATCATTTAAGCTAAAAGTAAAGATAACTGCTCTACTTTTTACTTTTTAATCATGGCTGATTCGGAACTGGTGGAGGGGATACTGATCCCCTCAACACAATCCAAACCCCCTCTCTCAACATTGGAGCCAGAAGAAAAATGTTCCTTTACCTCTGATGACCAGGTGGTACAAGATTGGTTAGCAGATAAGAGTGCGCATACGCAGAAGAGTTACTTTGCTACGCTACAGCAGTTTTTGGGCTTGATTGGCGGGAAACCGTTACGCGCTGTTGCCAAGTCTGATATCAGAATGTTTTTGGATTATTGTTTGCATGAACGAGCAAATTCGTCCGATACGGTGAACAAGAAGTTAGCAGCCCTGAAGTCTTTGTTTCGTCACTGTGTTTCGGAGTATTATCGCGACTTTAATCCGGCTAAGATGCACCCACTCTGGCTGTAATTGGAGTATTCGGCTAGGATCAATTAATTTAAGTTAGAAAAAACAGTTTGAGTTGATTAAAGGTTGAAATAATTATAATCCCTGGTTCTCCATCAAACCCATTAACTTGCGTTTGCGACCATGAGTTTTCACCAGTTGTTCTCGGTACTGGAGCCATTCCGATTCTTGGTTAATTGCCAAATAAGTAGCGTGGACTCGTTTTAACCACTGCACAGCAGCTTCGTATGATTTAGCGTCAGAACGTTCAATAATGGATTCAGCACGGGCTTTGGCACTATCAATGATCCATTGGCTATGACTTTCGAGAACCTGATCCATTACTTTGAAAATGAGTTGCGTATGGTAACTGGATAAATGACTCACGATCGCGATCGCGTCCTCGATCAACCCTTCTTTTAAGAAAATATTGACCTTTGCCGTTTCTGCTCTCCAACTATCGGTTTCTCGGAGGGATTGTAATAATTCTGTTCTCAAGTCTGACCAATTGTGAGCTAAGGCTTCGAGCCTTTCATAGTCGGAGAAAGACGGTTCCATTTTGAAGGCAATGATCTTTGCTTCTAAAGCAGCCTCAGAATCGCCTATGGTTTCTGCGAGCTTGCTGGTCCAAATGGCAAATCCAGAATCTCGGACTAAGAAGTCGTTATCTTGAGGATCGAAACACAATTCCAGTCCCAATTGGGCAATGATTAGGGCTTGTGATTGATATTCTTTTTCCCATAAGGTTTCCGCTAAGGCTTTGGCTTCTAGGAAAGAATTGATCGCAGTGGGAGCAAGGGCCATCACTTGTTCAACTCGTCCCAACCGAGCCAGCATGATTAAGTAGTCTTCAATTTGTCCTTCCGCTTTGGCTAAACGAAGATATTCTTCATAACGTTCTTGCCGTTCGAGAATTTTTAGACGCACTCGGCTCAAGTCTTCTGCCCACTCAGGGGGTTCACCTCGCCAAGGTCGTTGTTCTGGCGTTTCCCCGGATAGCACCTTTAATAAGGGAGGATAATCCCAGCCTTGGCGTAAGGCTTCCAGAGCCATTGCAAAACTGCCCCATTCCTCTTGCCACATTTCTATTGCTTCTTGCCACAGTAAAACTTCCTCTTCCATGAAGTCTTCACTTAAAATCGCTTCGGTACAAGCGCGATCAAAATCAATGTCTATATCTTCGGGTTCTAAGCCATAGTCAGAAACCACGTCCCAATTTTCAAAACATCCTTCGATAATTCCCTGTAAAATCATTAAAGCATTGTTGCCATCTCCGCGTTCGGCAAATGTCATCGCTTCATCAATGAGCCGAGACAATCTCAACTCAACGTCATTGTCGTCCCAACCATTTTCCCAAGCGAGGACAGTATCGTGCAGAATTTGTTCCACTCGTCGCTTAAAGGGAGCGGAATCAACCGTTGTTCGCTTCGGTTGGGCTTTGCTTGATTTTGACTCTGTGGGGGCTGGCGTTGCTGTAAATAAACGACTGACCTGAAAATCAATCTCTTCGATCAGGGTCGGATCGTTTTCCACCAGTGCTTGAATCAAATTTTGGGTTTGGACAAGATTCAATTGATCGAGTAATTCATTGAGACTCGGGCGTTCTTGAATCTCCTCAGGCTGATTTAAACAAAACAGAAGTGTCGCGACAATATGTTTGCACCACCCTTCAAAGCTATAGGCACAAGTGCAGGTGGTGTGGGTGATTCCGTGGTCGTCAAAAGTGATTGTAATGTGATAAGGGTCGATTTCATTCCCTTCTACTTGACTAGAAATGGTCTGCTTGCGCTGTGTTACGGAGAAGACGGCTCCCGTGTGAAAATAATCTTGACCGCGCTCTAAAGACTGAGGTCTGGTATTTTCCTCAATGACAGCATACGTTAAGTTCGGAATCACCATACTTGTTCAATTTGTCACCTTGTTTGATTTTAGCTGAGGAAACCTAGGGGTAAGGTGTTTTCTTTTTTATCTAACTCGCGCTATTCCATGTTTGAAGATTCGGTAACGTACAAGAATTTAATAACTAGAAAGTGATGGGTTTGAAAAGCTCTAACTTAGACTTGGTAGGAGTTAGCTTAACTCCAGAAACTGGACTAAATTTGGACTACCTGTTCCAAAAAACCTAGGCAAAGCTCCCTTTTAGAGAGTTTGATTGACAAACAGCAGGAAGTCTAAAAAAGTTCATGCCTGAGAAATCCGCAGTGATCGTCAAAATAAGCTTTTAACCCCCAGCTTTCTGGAGGCTTCCGAATGTCCTCAAATAGTCCAAATTTAGTCCAAGTGTTAGTCCAAAATGATAAAAAATGAGATTAGCAAAGGCTGGAATGCTTATATGGAAGAATTTTTAAGAAGCGGGTAAGGGGACTCGAACCCCTGACATTCACCTTGGGAAGGTGACGTTCTACCACTGAACTATACCCGCGCTAGATGACTATTATAGAAGATTTTCTCGTGACTGGAAAGCATTGTTGTTTACCCTGAAAAGTGGCGCACAAAATGACAGTTTAGTATCTATTTTGTCATAAATCTTAGTATCAACAGGTCTAGAATAGAGCATAATCGCCCTCAGGAGGATAAACAATGGGTTTAGCCAAAGGTGTTGAAATTTATGCTTTAGAGTCTATTCAAGGGGGAATGTCACAGTTTTATACTCCCCAAGCCAGCAACGAAACAATGCTGGTTGAAATTCCAGCCAATAGTGTTGATGATTTGTTTGTCCATCATTTCCAAACTGATCAGTTATTAGTGGTACGGGGCAGTTTTATTCTTGTCGTGTTGCAAAATCGTCGCTATGAATACATTCATTTGCGCGATCGCTGCCCCCAAGTCGTCAAAATTCCGCCCGGGATTCCTCACACCTCAATTAATCCCTATCCGGAAAACTGTCTTCTAGTCAATGCAGTACTTAGACATGGCTCACCTCATCCCAAAGATTATCAGCCCTTACCCCCCCCTTTTCCCTATAACTTTGATTGGGTAGAAAAGCAACTCTGCAAAGTCTAGTCAAAACTGATATATTCTTCAAGATAAGGGAGTTACAAGTGCCTCACTTCAGCTTCGCGGCAGTGACGATTGGTTAAAATACCTTAAAATTAAAGCACTGTAGACAGTTTATGTCTCAACATTAACTTTGAGTATGCCCTTACTGATTTTGGTTGCTGAGGATGATCCCGGGATTCAACTCGCCGTACAAGACTACTTAGAACTCTTAGGTTATAGAGTGGTTACTGCCAAAAATGGTGATGAGGCATTACGGCAACTGGAAACCTATCATCCTCATCTGATTGTTGCCGATATCAAAATGCCAAAAAAAGATGGGTTTGAACTGATTCATCAAGTTCGCGAACGTCCAGAATTCCGGCTCTTACCGGTAATTTTTCTAACGCAACGGGGAACGACTGCTGATCGCATTCGGGGGTATCAAGCCGGTTGTGATGTTTATCTCCCCAAACCCTTTGAAATGGAAGAATTGGGAGCAGTGATTCGGAATTTATTAGCGCGATCGCAGATGACCCAATCGGAACAAGCGTTTAGTCCGCAAGCCAATTCCCTGTCGTTCCCTGAGCACGAAGATGGAAGAGAAGACTTTCATTTTACTCAACGGGAGACAGATGTTTTAGAACTCCTCACCCAAGGCTTATCCAACACTGAAATGGGGCAAAAATTACATCTCAGTCCCCGGACTGTGGAAAAATATGTCAGTAGTCTCTTACGCAAAACTGACACCAATAATCGTGCGGAATTAGTCAGCTTTGCGCTCAAACATCATCTGATTTGATAGAATGACTGGACCTATAATTTATCAATATGCTCCCCGAGAAAAGGGGACCTTGATTAAACGCTATAAACGCTTTCTCGCTGATATTGAACTTGACTCAGGAGACGTCATTACTGCCCATTGTCCAAACACGGGTCCCATGACAGGAGTTTGTACACCCGGTAGCCTAGTGCTGGTTTCTTATAGCGATAATCCGAAGCGAAAACATGCCTACACCTGGGAAGCCATTCAAGTGAACGATACGATTCCGACTTGGGTGGGCATTAATACAAATTTACCGAATCGGGTGATTAAATATGCCTTAGAACATCATCTGTTACCCGATCTCGCCCATTGTTATCAAAGGGTACAACCAGAAGTCCGCTATGGCAAAGACAATCAAAGTCGGATTGATTTTTTATTAACAGGGAAGGAACAAGCCCCCATTTATTTAGAAGTGAAAAATGTCACGTGGGCAAAAGAAAAGCAAGCGTTGTTTCCTGATACCGTCACCACTCGGGGTCAAAAGCATTTACGAGAATTGATGGCACTACCCCCTAACGCTCATGCGGTTATGTTGTATTTTATTAATCGCGGGGATTGTACTGATTTCAGTGCCGGTGAAACCGCTGACCCGAAATATGCTGAACTGTTAACAGATGCAATGAAAAAAGGGGTGAAAGTGCTCCCCTATCGCTTTGAAAATACGGTTGAGGGCATTAAATTTTTAGGAAAAGCAGAGATGATTCGTCATTAGTCATTGGTGATTGGTCATTAGTTCTTTGTTACTCATTAGCCACTGGTTACTGGTCAATGGGAATCAACTATCTGGTTCAGAAATCAACCCTTGAAAAATGGTAAAATCTGGCTACCGAATTTTTGAGAATTAACGATGTTTATAAAATCAATGCTTAAACGATTGCTTGCTTTTAGTTTAGTGGTGATGATCACTGTTGTGGGTTTAGCTGGCTGTAGTGGCGCTGATACCGGCTTAACTGGAAATTATCGCCAAGATACCCTGACCGTTTTAGAAACGTTACGGACGACTCTCGAAATTCCCGTTGATGACCCCAACCGAGAAGAAATCCGAGAGAAAGCGCGTGAGCAACTGAATGATTATGCCGCTCGTTATCGTCGCAACGAACAAGTGGCTGGCCTCCGTTCTTTTACCACAATGCAAACGGCTCTCAATGCCTTAGCCAACTATTATACTTCGGCTTATGCCACACGGCCAATTCCCCAAAAAGTCAAAGATCGCGTCTCTCAAGAGTTTGCGCAAGTGGAACGGGCATTACGCCGGGAAGAAACCTAGGATTGAGTTTTTACCAAAAAGTCTCGTTGATATACTGTACTATGCAGGGCGTTTGAGGGGAAAGTTTGTTGGTAAAGTTACACTTTCGTTATTTCTAAGGGGATGACTTGATATGTCGAATCCGTTTAATTCCTTGAAGTCCCTGCATAGCTTACTTCGATTTCTAATCTTGGCAATTTTAACAACGAGTTTACTGGTGGGAATAACGGGGAGTTTATCCCCAGTGACGGCTGCTCAAAGTAATAACTATTGTCGATTTAACGATCGCGCGATCGCGCAGAAAGATCAGCTTCGCAACCAGGTATTTAACGGTGATACGAACGCCGAACCAGAGTATCAAAGTTTAATTCAACGCCACGGCGAACAACTGGTAGAGTGTCGAAACCGAACTTGGCCCCAAACCCAAGCGATTTGGCTAAGACTCTATCCCTGCGATACCTTACCGGGAAGAGTGGAAGAAATCTTAGATCATATTGTTGATTCCGGGTATAACGAAGTTTATGTAGAAGTTTTTTATAGCGGGCAAGTGTTGCTGCCAGCGAGCGAAAATAACACCCCTTGGGATTCTGTTTTGCGTTCGCCATCAGTTAGTGATAAAGACTTACTAGCAGAGGTAATTGCCAAAGGGCATGAACGTAACTTAAAAGTCTATGCTTGGCTGTTTAGTTTGAACTTTGGTTATGCTTATGCTCAACGTCCGGATCGGGAACAAGTTTTAGCTCGCAATGGCTATGGCAGAACGAATTTGTCTGATAGTGGAGAAGACGCCAAAGCCTTTGTTGATCCGTATAATCAACAAGCCAGACAAGACTATCTACAAATGCTCTCGCAGGTTTTAAAGCGGGAACCGGATGGTGTTTTATTTGACTATATTCGTTATCCGCGCAGCACCGGCACTAAATCGGTTGTTACCGATGTCAAAAATCTTTGGATCTATAGCGATGCGGCGTTCAACACCCTTCTGAATCGGGCTTTAAATGAAAAAGGACGGTTTTTGATTCGACGTTTTATTGAGAACGGTTATATTACCCGTAATGATGTCGAGAGAGTCACTGAGATGGAACCGAAAGGAAAACCACCATTGTGGCAAGGGCGCAAAGTGAAAGCAACGGAAGCGAAAATGACCTTGGAAGGTCGCCAAACGCTCCTGCAAGAACAATTATGGTACTTGAGTGTGGCTCATGCAGCGCAAGGAGTCATCGACTTTCTTTCCTTGGCGGCTGATTTGGTTCAAGGGCAAAATATTCCCAGTGGAGCGGTCTTTTTCCCGGATGCTAATCGGGTGGTCGGAGAACAAGGGTTTGATTCTCGCTTACAGCCGTGGACAAGATTTAATGATGTTGGACAATGGCATCCGATGTCCTACGCGGTGTGTGGTCGTGCCAGTTGTATTGTCGATTTGGTGCAACGAACCATGAGTGTTGCTGATTCTGAGTTGGAAGTTGTTCCAGCCTTGGCAGGGCTTTGGGGAAGAAACTATAAAGATCGTCCTCCGCTAGAAATGCAAATGGAAGCCATTCGGCGGAAAGTTCCCCGAGTTGCGGGTGTCAGTCATTTTGCGTATTCTTGGCAATTTCCAGAGCGCGATCGCGATCGTAAATTCTGTTCTTTGGGAGATAATTGATCCTGTCTTCATTGCTATCGGTTTTCTTATGAAAAGACCCATTGCGCTTTTTCTGGCTGGTTGCCTCACTGCTTGTAATCCCTCAGCTCAAGACGGCAAAGTGAGGGGGGACATTGAGGATTGCCCGGATCCGCCAGAAGAAGCGGTTTCCCTTGTCTCTCCTACCCAACAAGATATTCCCAACCCTTTTGATTTCTTGACAGAAGAGATTACTGCAAACGACGATTGGATTCGCTTTCAAAGCGAGAACTATGATTTTGTCTATTGTCGGGGCAATGAGAAATGGACCGTGCAACCGGGCACGTATCAACCGGCAGAGGAACCGGTGGTGGGAGAGGAGTTTTATGAACAACTTGCTAATCCGTCCTATCAAAGTGTTGACTTTCAGGGGAAAACCTATCAATATCGAACGCGCCTTGAACCCAATCCTTTTGCAGAAAACGCACAGTATCAAGAAGCTGAGCGGGTGCTGTTTGAAATCCTGCCGCCGGATCAAGACACACCGCTGGTACAGGAACTGTACACCCGAGAAGAGGTAAAAAATGCCAATTTGGGATTTAGTTTGGCTTACCCGGAAGCGTTGAAGGCTATTCCCTGGCGCGATCGGCTACTCTGGTCAATTACTGCCCCGCAAGGAGAAGGTTTTACGGGTCTGGCGACGCTTTTCACTTATCATCCTGAGACAGAAGAAATTGAAATCATCCAACCTGAAGCGATCAAAGGGCAAATCATTACTGATCTTGCTGTTTCTGAACAAAATCCGAACCTGCTTTGGTTGACCACCCAAACTTCAGGAGAAGGAAACCCTTACTTACCCGGGATGGGGCTCGTTCGTTACGATACTCAAAATCAGACGGTTACCAGCTATCATGTCCGGAATAGTCCTTTGGTCGGTGCCATTCCCACGCAACTTTGGATCGAAGGAAAAGCGCTTTGGGTGGGAACCGGTAATGGCATTTGTCAAGTACAATGGCAAACGGTTGAGAATCCCGAGAGTTGGTCTTGCTGGCGGTATGCTGTCTTCGCTGAACCTCCCGAAAATATTGCTCTGTTCGCCACCTCCAGCGCCGAAACAGAAGCGACGACCTTAGAACCCACTGCACCACTAGAAATCCTCTGGCAGAGTCCCCTCTTTGCTTCCAAACAACGCTATGAAGTTCGCTATGAGGAGGGATTTGTGATTACAGTAGAAGAAGGAAAAACCAGCTGGTCAGACAGAAATTGGGAAGTTCCTGCCTATTTTGCTCCCATTGATTGGCCAGGACGAGAATGGCATTGGAACGGCGATCATTTCCAACGGGGCTTTGATGAAGTTGCTTTTAATTTTGTCGGTGGGGGTCCCACCGGGGTAGGTACCACATTTAACTATGCAGATGGATTACCGGCGAATACGCATCATGCCTTGCGCGGAGATTTGACCTTACTAGAACTCACAGAAACGCAAACTAAAGTTCGCCATTACTCCGGTTGGGTGGCGCAAGAGAACTTATCTCCCTATGTCACCATTTTGCCAGTGGAACCGAGTCAAAATCCACAGCCCAATCCTTTAGCAGAAAAGTAAGACTTGCTACCGCTAGTGCCCAGACTTCATGCTAAGTTAAGCGCCATCTTTATCGAAATATAATCTATGGCGCGTACCTTTGTTGGCAAGCTGAAAACTCTCTGGCGTTATCCGGTTAAGTCGATGCAAGGAGAGGTCTTGGAAACGTCCGAGATTGGAACAAAAGGGTTATTAGGCGATCGCGCTTATGCACTTTGGGATGTGGCAACCGATCGCGTTGCTAGTGCGAAGAATCCTAAGCAATGGTCAGCACTGCTCAATTGCCATGCCACACTGGCGCAGACTCCTGAAACCTATCAACCGCTGCCTCCGGTTCACATTGCCCTCGGGAATGGACTTCACCTCACCAGCGAACAATCGGATCTCAATACTCACCTTTCTGACTGGATGGGTCGTGAAGTGAAGTTTCTCACTGCCGCACCGGAAACGCCGACTCTCGATCAATATTGGCCCGATGTGGCAGGGACTGCTCATCGAGATACGGTTACTCAACTGTTTATGCCGCCAGGGACCTTCTTTGATTCTTGTCCAATTCACGCTTTAACCACAGCCACCCTAAGGGCACTGGAAAATCTTTATCCCACCGGAAATTTTGCACCGCGCCGCTTTCGTCCCAATTTACTGATTGAAACCGAATCTCACTCCACAGGATTTATTGAAAATGATTGGGTGGGGCAAACCATTACCATTGGTGAAGAGGTGACACTTCAGGTGGATACGGCTTGTCCCCGTTGTGTTGTCACTACTTTAGCACAAGGGGAATTACCGCAAGATTTAGACATTTTGAAAACAACGGCTCAACATAATAATGTGATTGCTGGCATTCGTTT carries:
- a CDS encoding MOSC domain-containing protein, producing the protein MARTFVGKLKTLWRYPVKSMQGEVLETSEIGTKGLLGDRAYALWDVATDRVASAKNPKQWSALLNCHATLAQTPETYQPLPPVHIALGNGLHLTSEQSDLNTHLSDWMGREVKFLTAAPETPTLDQYWPDVAGTAHRDTVTQLFMPPGTFFDSCPIHALTTATLRALENLYPTGNFAPRRFRPNLLIETESHSTGFIENDWVGQTITIGEEVTLQVDTACPRCVVTTLAQGELPQDLDILKTTAQHNNVIAGIRLSVKQGGTIRTGDPVWVEARTD
- a CDS encoding family 10 glycosylhydrolase, which produces MSNPFNSLKSLHSLLRFLILAILTTSLLVGITGSLSPVTAAQSNNYCRFNDRAIAQKDQLRNQVFNGDTNAEPEYQSLIQRHGEQLVECRNRTWPQTQAIWLRLYPCDTLPGRVEEILDHIVDSGYNEVYVEVFYSGQVLLPASENNTPWDSVLRSPSVSDKDLLAEVIAKGHERNLKVYAWLFSLNFGYAYAQRPDREQVLARNGYGRTNLSDSGEDAKAFVDPYNQQARQDYLQMLSQVLKREPDGVLFDYIRYPRSTGTKSVVTDVKNLWIYSDAAFNTLLNRALNEKGRFLIRRFIENGYITRNDVERVTEMEPKGKPPLWQGRKVKATEAKMTLEGRQTLLQEQLWYLSVAHAAQGVIDFLSLAADLVQGQNIPSGAVFFPDANRVVGEQGFDSRLQPWTRFNDVGQWHPMSYAVCGRASCIVDLVQRTMSVADSELEVVPALAGLWGRNYKDRPPLEMQMEAIRRKVPRVAGVSHFAYSWQFPERDRDRKFCSLGDN
- the psb27 gene encoding photosystem II protein Psb27, with the translated sequence MFIKSMLKRLLAFSLVVMITVVGLAGCSGADTGLTGNYRQDTLTVLETLRTTLEIPVDDPNREEIREKAREQLNDYAARYRRNEQVAGLRSFTTMQTALNALANYYTSAYATRPIPQKVKDRVSQEFAQVERALRREET